The DNA window GCTGGGGCCGATATGCCCAGTGGGAGTGACCCCGGTCGCGTGGAGGAATACACTGATCGGCAGGTGGAACGCGTTCGGCGCACCGTTCGAGAACCAAATCGCTCGGACATCTTGAAGACTGTCCGGAAGGGGCGGCGAGGGAACATCGCGAGCCCGAAGCCAAACCAGCGCACCAAGCCGTCGTGGAGCAAGGCGACCATCCGCAACAACGCTCGGGATCTCCGCATTCTTGCAGGACAACTGCAGGGGCTGGACGAGGTGGAGTACGAGGGTACGACGTGGACGGGTTGCGAGGGACGCGACGATTATCCCGACCGTCTCCTCGATCTCACGCCCGAGCAAGTGACCGAACTGATCACCGAGATGTCCATCGAACGCGACTGGGCAAGAAGCAACGAGCGAGATTACTGCCTGACCGTACGGAACCACTTTCTCGCGCACGACCGAGTCGAGACTGCCACGGAAATCGACTATCCGCAGGTCGGACTGGAAAACGCCGCCGTAGATATCGAGACAGTTCCCAGCCGCGAGGATTTGCTTGCGCTCATCGACGGCGAAAGCATCCGCGACAAGGCGATGTACACCGTCCTCTGGGAGTCGGGCTGTCGCGTCACCGCCCTCGCCGCCCTGAAGATCAAGCACTGGAAGCCGAAGGGCGAGGGATATGGCGTCGTCCAAGTTCCCGGCGCCTATGTCACCGGTCTCAAGGGTGCCGAGCACTCGGCGAAACCCATCACGTTCGCACGCGGGTACTTGGACAACTGGCTATCGGAGCACGAGCTGTCCGACGATCCCGAGGCTCCTCTCTTCCACGGGATCCGCCCGCAAGATGATCCCTCCGAACACCTGCACCCACACAGCGTTCACCAGCAACTCAAGCGAATCGCTCGTCGTACCGAAGAGATCGATGCCGAACACATCAGCCCGCACACCTTCAAGCACGGTCGCGCGAGCGAGATGCGGGCCTCCGACAAGTACAGCAAGGAAGACATCGAGCAGATACTCGACTGGGAGGAGGGCACCCCGATGCACG is part of the Halorubrum aethiopicum genome and encodes:
- a CDS encoding site-specific integrase; the encoded protein is MEEYTDRQVERVRRTVREPNRSDILKTVRKGRRGNIASPKPNQRTKPSWSKATIRNNARDLRILAGQLQGLDEVEYEGTTWTGCEGRDDYPDRLLDLTPEQVTELITEMSIERDWARSNERDYCLTVRNHFLAHDRVETATEIDYPQVGLENAAVDIETVPSREDLLALIDGESIRDKAMYTVLWESGCRVTALAALKIKHWKPKGEGYGVVQVPGAYVTGLKGAEHSAKPITFARGYLDNWLSEHELSDDPEAPLFHGIRPQDDPSEHLHPHSVHQQLKRIARRTEEIDAEHISPHTFKHGRASEMRASDKYSKEDIEQILDWEEGTPMHGRYEHVTEIDEAERILRKHGFAPTDDGDSVEHRECPRCGTIVDIDAEYCPKCSLRQRNEPPRWWRIYRGITDEDDPVREKYREELPPANAAELVPDLFDHVKRVLLSGMIGGAVRSKVDGELAEEQKETYHRSIEDPDDRQWIYDNISGIDQQHVEEHPHAAEIRRIEPGELES